AGCAGTTGGAATCCATTCAGATTTAGGCCCGCTCGAAAAATTCAGTTTTTGAGCGCGCATGGGGTGTGTTCCGAGATTTATGACACGTAGGAACCAAAAAGTGGACAAATAGATCGCGAACCTACACCCAGACGCGGTGGACGTCGTCGTGATCTTCCAAGGCCTGGAGAAATTCGCCGACTTCGGCGCGCTGTTCCTCGCTCAACTCGGGATAATTCTTGGCCAGGTGTCCCATTTCACTCGTAATCACAGTCCAGCCGTTTTTCGAAAGCCATTGCGAAACCGCATGCAGCGCCGTGCGCTCCGTGATAAAGCGCGCACCACAGGCATCCTCCGGAATATCGTCATTTTGGGAATGCGTCAGCGGCTCGACTTCGTTCGCCCCCGCTTCGATGGCGGCAGCCTCTATGTCGGCATTTTTGTCCGGACAATGTGCCTCGACCAGCCCGACATGGTCAAAAAGAAATTTGTTGGCGCCTGCCGCTCCGAGCTGCCCGCCCTTGAACAGGACCCGGATTTGCGGCGCAGTGCGGTTGTTGTTGTCGGTGACGACTTCGACAATGACCGGCACTTTGTGGGGGGCGTAACCTTCAAAGTTGACGTGCTCGATCACCAACTTTTCGTCGCCAATGCCGGCGCCCTTTTTGATGGCGCGCTCGATCACATCACGCGAGACGCTTTCTTTTCTGGCTTTTTCGATCGCGGCAAACAAGCGGGCGTTGGCCGAGGGATCGGCTCCGCCGTGCTTGGCGGCAACCATGATTTCCTTGACCAGTTTACCGGTGGCCTGGGACTTTTTCAGTCCGGCAACCGCCCGTTTGGCATGCAACCATTGGCGACCCATAAGGGGATATAAGAGTGGAGGATCAAATTCGACAACTAAAAACCCCAAGCCGGTCATCTGTCCACACCCCATATTCAGGAGTGTGCGCTGGCTGCCAGGGTGCCTGAAAAGCAAATCTCTTCTGTTTTGCTGTATTCCCAGTGTATTCTACATGAAATTTTCTTAAGGAATCTATTAGTTTTAATTAAATCAAGGCGAAACCTAAAGTGTCCTGTACTACTACATCCCGCCCAAGGCCTAATCTTATTGTGCACAACCCTGAAATATGCAATATTTGTGCTCGACAAAAAAAGGTGGAAACTATGAATACACGTATCGCAACCTTGTTGGGAATTTTTGCCATCGCAATCTGCGGCTCGGCAAAAGCACAAACCATTACACTGGCAGACCTTCACGAAACTGAGGCCATCAATCTCGGCTCCAAAATTTTAACCGCTACCGGCGCTGTGCCGGACTTCACATTATCCCAAGTCGGTGTCACCAGCCCGGTAACTGTGATTAGTGGCAGCTCTCCGGGGGCCTTCGCGGATTCACTCAATGTGGAACTTTCCCCCAGTGGACTGATCACATTGAGCTCCACAGGGGCGGGCACTAACATTAAAGTGCTGACGATTACCATCGATAACTTAAACTATACTCCGGGCTATCTCCTTACAGGTATCTCAGGCTTGCCGGATCTCAACGCAGGTGCTTTAAGCCCCACTCCAAGCCCCTTTACCATCACACCCACGCTCAATTCCCCCACTTCCGTCAGCATTACCTATAATGGCGGAGCTGGCGTGTTTACAACTCAAAGCCTGTCGGGAGCCCTAGGACCCAACGAATCCTTTTTCCAACTCGATTTCACCGCCGTGCCGGAACCCCGCCAGTGGGCGTGCATCGTTCTTCTCGGCGCAATGGGCCTGATGCTGGCGCGGAAATTTCGGGATCGCCTCGCGGTTTCCCGGATCAGCGCTTAACAAAAACAGGCTTCATAGCAATCGCCGCCGTCCGGCACCTGGCCGGACGATTGTAGTTTTTGTTCCTTCGTCGCTCCGTTGTTAAATACTGCTTCCCCCCCCACCTCGTGGCCCCTTGGTTTTAAAAGCGATGTGGCATAAATCCTTCTTTTCTTGGCGTTCTTTGCGTTCTTTGCGTTAATGCTCGCATGTTCTGTGGCATCGTCGAAGAAACGGGTATTGTCCAAAACCTCGTCAGGGAGGAGCCCGTCTGCAAATTGACCGTGGAAGCCGACAAGGTTCTCCATGGAACAAAAATCGGCGACAGCATCGCCAACAACGGTTGCTGCCTGACCGTCACCGGTATTGTCGGAAAAAAACTGACTTTTGACCTGCTGGAAGAAACCCTGCGCTGCAGCAATCTGGGCACCCTCAAGACGGGCCACCGAATCAATCTTGAACGCTCCCTGCGGGCCGACGGCCGCGTGGGCGGACACTTTGTCACCGGCCATATTGATGAAACCGGGCTGATCACACGCTGGGAGCAGGAGGGCAATGATTACGTTCTGGAAGTAGAAGTTTCGCGCGAATTCGAGCGCTATCTGGTTCCAAAGGGTTCCGTCGCCATCGACGGCATCAGCCTGACCGTCGGCCGGGTCCACGGACGAAAATTCAATGTCTGGATCATTCCCCACACGCGCGAGGTCACCGCGCTCACGGAACGGAAAACCGGCGACCGGGTGAACTTGGAATTCGATCTTCTCGCAAAATATACGGAAAAACTTCTGAGCCGGGCGTGAAGCCTATTTCAACGTACAGGCGGATTGCAGACGATGAACGCCGTTAGGGCGGTAGGAAAGATTTTTCGCAAGCCCGAGGATATCGGCCATGAGATAGATGATGCTGAGCCACATTTCGGTGCCCTGCAGCCCGGTTCGGCCATGCTCATGCCCGCCACTGGCGAAAGGATCAAAGGCCATGCCCCACCCCGGCTTCCAGTTCTTGAGCGCCAACGGAATGCGTTCCAACATCCACTGACGCGCTTCATCCCGGCGGTGATCTGTCTGTTGCAGGCAAAGCCAGAGCGGATGAACAACGTCGAGAATGTTGCAGCCATTGCCCCGGCCTGCGCCAAAAAATTCAGGATCGGCCGAATGGAGAAGGATCGTGTCGATGGCCTTTTCTGCCAGTGGAAGAGGCCGCCCAAACTGGGCGTAGGTCCCGCGCGTCAACCGGTAAAACCCGTTGACGGGATGGAGCCAGCGGTCTTCCTTGCGCCAGCAACCCCAAACCCCTGACTTGGGATCGCAATGGCTGTCGAGCCATGAAAAAAGGCGGTCAATCTGACGACCCTGGCCGAAATATTTTTGGTTCACACAAAGGGAGGAGGCATAGCAATCGATCCAGTGCCCCGCGTGCCAGGCGCCGTTGGACCAGTCGAGGGAATCAAGAGTCTCAACGAGAAGATCGACGCCGATGGCTTCCGCGTTGGCAACCGGATGCGCAAAGGATGAACCCAGGCACTCAAGGGCGTAATTAACGATCATCGTGGAGTAGCGGTCTTCGAATTGAGGCTTGGCGGATTGAGGCCCGTTCAAACGGCTGTCGTCGGGAATATATTCGGGAACAAGCCCGGTCCCGGGATTTTGAAAACCGCGCAGAACGGAAATCCATTGCTCGCGGGTCATGCCGTCCGGAAGGATGCCAAATGCCGCGCCGATCTCGAGGGCATCGCACCAGGGACGGATGCGCCGCGGTTTGCCGGGCTGATCGATATAGCACACGGCGCCTGTATCGGTTGTGGATTGATAGTTTCTCAGGAGCGCCGGAATTTCCTTGCGCACATTGTCAGAAAAGTGGCGCAAGCTGTCAGCCAGTTCAGAATTGGATGCAGGCATGGATATACTTAACCGGGTTTTGCAATTTCAGCCATGTTTCTCATGCGGAGAATTTTGGCCGGGTTGCCGCCGACGATGGCATAGTCCGGCACATCCTTGGTGACAACCGCGCCTGCGGCCAGAATGGCATGGCTGCCGACAGCCACGCCATCGATGATCGTGGCGTGCGCGCCAACCCAGACATCATCTCCCATCACGACACCCTTGCTGGTGTGCATCTGCTCGTGAATCGGAACGTCGATCCGGGCATAACCGTGGTTGAACCCGACGATGCAGGCGTAGGCCCCGATGCGGATGCCGTCGCCGCCACAAAATTTGCCACGAATAGTAACATAAGGATTCAGCGAGCAGTTGTTTCCGAGCGACACCTCATCCGTGATGTAACAACCGCCCGCGACAAAACCATTGGTGCCCATTTTAAAAGTATTCTGCGGAGGGAACCCAATGATGGCAGCCGCGGGCGAGAGATAACAATTCGCGCCCACGGTCACGCCGTAAACCCGGCCCAAGAGGGCCTGGTATTCCACCTGGGCTGCTTTTTCTTCGGCGGTGCTTCCGTTCTTGAACAGCCAGGGGCAAAAATCGAAGCGTTTTTGGCGAAGATCGGATTCGGTTGGGATGGGATGCATGGACTTGAGATTAAAAGATGCCCGGCGGCTTATCTCCCAAGATACTTGTCGCGGCCAAGCACAAGCGCTTCGATCTTCCGGTCCGCGATGGAACGTTTCAACATCCAGAACCCGCAATCGGGATGCACCCAGCCAATCCTGCCGACGCCGACTTTTTTCGCAGCCTTGTCGATGCGCGGATCAATGTTCGCAAGCGAGCCGAGCACACTCTGCTCGCTTGGCAGCGCGGCAAGCCAATCGATGGGTGAGTACGAGCCGACGGTGGTGGTCAGGATTGCGGGGGCCGTACCGGTTGTTTGCATAACTGATAGTTTTGTGAAATTGGCGCCTGTTTGTCCAACTCTGTTTTGCTTTTGTAAAAGGCAACCCGCCAAAAAGAGTGCTTTTCATCTAAAAGAGTCCATCTAACCCGGATGTCTCACCCGCTTCTGAAAACCGTGTGCAGAGTAACTTGCCAATAGACTGGGCACAATTATGGCATGACAACATCCGGGTTAAAAGCAAAACCGCTTGAATTGGGAATTCTCTTTAAAAATGAAACCTCTTTATCTTGAAGCGGTTTTGCAATAGCCTGCTTATCTTTACCGCTTTCTTTACTGCCAACAGTGAAATAACCAGACTGGAAATTTTATGGACGCGCGTGAGATAAATAAGCAGGCTAAAGACATTTCTTGAAACCAATCATGACACAACGGAACTCTTATGGAAGCACCTGAAGTACCCACCGAACATCTGCATGAAGCCCTTGAGCATGAAACCAAGCACAGCGGCGAACGCTGGGTGCTGGGCGTGGCCCTCAGCGCAGCCATTATCGCCGCCCTGGCGGCCATCGCGTCGCTTCTGGCGGGCGCCAACGCGAACGAAGCCATGATCGACCAGATGCAGGCAAGCGACCAGTGGAGCTATTACCAGGCCAAGGGCATCAAAAGCAGCGTCCTGGCCGGCAGGATCGAGCTCCTATCCGCGCTCGGCAAACAATCCGATCCGGCCGATGCCGTAAAGCTGGCCGCATACAAGAAGGAACAGGAAGCCATCCAGGCCGAAGCTGAAGAAAAGCAGGCCGGCTCCAGGCACCACCTCCATATCCACGAAATCATGGCCCGCAGCGTGACCCTGCTTCAGGTCGCCATCGCCATATGCGCGGTCTCAGTCCTCACCAAACGGCGCAGGTTTTGGTACCTGAGCCTTGTTTTTGCGGCAATCGGCCTGGCCTTTTTGCTTCAAGGCCTCGCCGCCGGCAGATAGACAACCCTAACACAATTCCTCGCGCAAAGACACCAAGCCGCAAAGGAAGCCATTTTTACATAGAGCGCACAGTAAACCTGGAGGGTAAAAAGGTATAATTCGGAGTGAATTCCAAACATTTCTTAATTTAACTTCCCACCTCTCCATCCTCCATGCTCTCTTTGTAAAAACCTTCCTTTTGTATTTCCGCGTCTTGGCGCCTTATGCCCTTTGCGTTAAATCTCCCGCCTATCAACGCGTGGCCAGTTTGGCCAGGAAGCCCTTCTTCCGCGCGGAGGCGAACATCCGGCTGAAAAACCAGGCTTCCACGGCATAAAAAATCACGTTCAACGCGGAAGCCCAGAGCAGATGTTGCATCGGAAACCCCTCGCCCCTGAGCACTGCTCGCATGCCTTCAAACACATGCGTGGCCGGCAGGCACCAGGAAACCGGTTGCAACCAGTGCGGCAACACCCTCACCGGATAAAAAACCGCCGCAAGGGGCTGAAGCAGGAAAGGAATCGCCCAGGCCAGCGTTTCGACCGATTGACCATAACGCAGGATCAGCGCCGTGGCGACCATTCCCAGTCCCCAGCCCATCAGGATCAAATTTGCGAAAAAAGGAACCAGGCCCAGCCCCATGTCGTAAATATTAAAGTGATAAAGCAGGATCGAAAGCGTGGAAAGCAGCACAACGATGACCGCGACCTTGAAAAGTCCAACAAAATAAGTCGCTGCCAAAAATTCCCGGACGCGCACAGGCGCCACGAATACGTTAAGGATATTGCGCGACCAGACGTCCTCCAAAAAGGACATCGTCACCCCCTGCTGGGAACGGAACAGGATGTCCCAGAAGATCATTGCGCCCAGCAAATAGGTGACGGCTCCCGCCGGGCCGCTGTGGATGTCCTTGAGATAAACCGTGAGAAAGCCCCAGACCAACAGGTCCATAAGAGGCCAAAAAACCATCTCGATCATCCGCGGCACACTGCGCCGGTAAAGATACGTATGCCGCAGCACAAGCCCCCTGACAATTTGCCAATTCATCGTTTCCGCGCCTTTTTGATTTTTCTCCCGCCCGGCACTCTCTCCTCAATGTCGCCACTCCGGGCCACTTTGATAAACACATCTTCCAGCGACTTTTCCTTGAACTTTTTGACGATGGTCCGCGGCGTGCCTTCGGCGAAGATTTTTCCCTTCTGCATGAATAAAACCCGGTCGCAGACTTCCTCCACATCCCGCATGTTATGCGAGGTGTAAAGCATGGAAATACCGCGCTCCCGCTGGATCCGGCGCAACAGCTTGCGCACCTTGTCCGCGATGTCCGGGTCCAGGCTCGCCGTCGGCTCGTCCAGCAACAGCAGGCGCGGATCGTTCAACAAAGCCTTGCACAGATTCACCCGCGTCGATTCGCCCGAAGACAGCTCGCCGTTGATCCGGCCCTTGAGATGCGAAACCTCCAGCAGTTCCAGCAGCTCCTGGATTTTTTTGCGCGGATTCGGAACGCTGTACAGATTGGCAAAAACCATCAAATTTTCCCCGACGCGCAAATTCGACGGCAATGCGGTGTACGCCGAGGAAAAATTCGACTGCTGCAAGATCTCCACGCGGTGGCGGTTGATGTCCTTCCCAAAAACCCGGACGGAACCGGAGCTTGGGGTCACCAGGCCGAGCAAAATCGAAATGGCCGTCGTCTTGCCCGCGCCGTTCGCTCCCAGCAACCCGACAATCTCG
The Candidatus Methylacidiphilales bacterium DNA segment above includes these coding regions:
- a CDS encoding YebC/PmpR family DNA-binding transcriptional regulator yields the protein MGRQWLHAKRAVAGLKKSQATGKLVKEIMVAAKHGGADPSANARLFAAIEKARKESVSRDVIERAIKKGAGIGDEKLVIEHVNFEGYAPHKVPVIVEVVTDNNNRTAPQIRVLFKGGQLGAAGANKFLFDHVGLVEAHCPDKNADIEAAAIEAGANEVEPLTHSQNDDIPEDACGARFITERTALHAVSQWLSKNGWTVITSEMGHLAKNYPELSEEQRAEVGEFLQALEDHDDVHRVWV
- a CDS encoding riboflavin synthase — encoded protein: MFCGIVEETGIVQNLVREEPVCKLTVEADKVLHGTKIGDSIANNGCCLTVTGIVGKKLTFDLLEETLRCSNLGTLKTGHRINLERSLRADGRVGGHFVTGHIDETGLITRWEQEGNDYVLEVEVSREFERYLVPKGSVAIDGISLTVGRVHGRKFNVWIIPHTREVTALTERKTGDRVNLEFDLLAKYTEKLLSRA
- a CDS encoding acyltransferase yields the protein MHPIPTESDLRQKRFDFCPWLFKNGSTAEEKAAQVEYQALLGRVYGVTVGANCYLSPAAAIIGFPPQNTFKMGTNGFVAGGCYITDEVSLGNNCSLNPYVTIRGKFCGGDGIRIGAYACIVGFNHGYARIDVPIHEQMHTSKGVVMGDDVWVGAHATIIDGVAVGSHAILAAGAVVTKDVPDYAIVGGNPAKILRMRNMAEIAKPG
- a CDS encoding DUF4337 domain-containing protein, with the protein product MEAPEVPTEHLHEALEHETKHSGERWVLGVALSAAIIAALAAIASLLAGANANEAMIDQMQASDQWSYYQAKGIKSSVLAGRIELLSALGKQSDPADAVKLAAYKKEQEAIQAEAEEKQAGSRHHLHIHEIMARSVTLLQVAIAICAVSVLTKRRRFWYLSLVFAAIGLAFLLQGLAAGR
- a CDS encoding ABC transporter permease yields the protein MNWQIVRGLVLRHTYLYRRSVPRMIEMVFWPLMDLLVWGFLTVYLKDIHSGPAGAVTYLLGAMIFWDILFRSQQGVTMSFLEDVWSRNILNVFVAPVRVREFLAATYFVGLFKVAVIVVLLSTLSILLYHFNIYDMGLGLVPFFANLILMGWGLGMVATALILRYGQSVETLAWAIPFLLQPLAAVFYPVRVLPHWLQPVSWCLPATHVFEGMRAVLRGEGFPMQHLLWASALNVIFYAVEAWFFSRMFASARKKGFLAKLATR
- a CDS encoding ABC transporter ATP-binding protein, which encodes MPLAVIEIQNLRKTFGDVTAIDDVSFSVREGEIVGLLGANGAGKTTAISILLGLVTPSSGSVRVFGKDINRHRVEILQQSNFSSAYTALPSNLRVGENLMVFANLYSVPNPRKKIQELLELLEVSHLKGRINGELSSGESTRVNLCKALLNDPRLLLLDEPTASLDPDIADKVRKLLRRIQRERGISMLYTSHNMRDVEEVCDRVLFMQKGKIFAEGTPRTIVKKFKEKSLEDVFIKVARSGDIEERVPGGRKIKKARKR